TTATAAAAAAAACCGAAATATTTGTAAGATTTGATTTCTTCCATTAGTTCTATTTTATGACTTTCAAATGGAATCATCAAGCAAGTTTAATTCAACTTCCCTGTATCAAGGTCCAAAGCGAAAATCTCAATTATCATTCCAATTTCATGACATCCCAATATTCAGAATCATTACAATTTTTTGATTCTGACAATACTTAATTCTTTGATCAAAAGATCGACTAAGTAGCTTGAAAAAGGAAAAGATTGTACAAACAAAGTACCGAAAGATCTGCTTACTTACCAATACTTAATAATGCCGTTGATTATCAATATTTTGCGCTATGTGTTAAAATCTGGAAATGTACCCAAATTAAAGCTCTATGAAAAAATATTCGCCATGTTAAGATGTCTATCGCTCCAATGGGGTAGTTCTTTAAAAAGGGTCCGTCAATACGTAAACCAACTTGGCGAAAACCCGCAATCCTCGCGCCTAATTCTCTTAACCTTGCTGGTATGAGGACAAAAAAATCATAAATACTAACAACATAAAATCTAGGCAATTCGTGAAATCTCTGCCTGGCAGCAGACAGGCGTGGACAAAAAAATCCCTCTTTTACCTTTTGCCTTTTACCTTGGCTCTTATTTCATTCTTCATTCCTCCCGCTGATCGGGATTTGTAATCCCGATCCGTGATACCCAGGATTTTTAATCCAATTTTATCCGCAATGGTCACAAGGAATTCACCAAAAGGCGCAAAAACCATCCAAATCCGAGCCTACAGCGTTCTAAAAAGATCCGGGTTTCTTATCGTCGGCGAGGGACGATTCATTTATTCCGAAGAATAGTGCGCCGACTCGGGGGACGGGCTGGGAACCATTTGCCCGGGGTTGAAACCCCAGGCTACCACTAGGCAGGCCCTACAGGCCCTTTTCTTAAAATCAACGATTACAAGTTACTTTTCGACGTGAAAATCCTCAAGCCTCGCGCCTGATTTCATTTCCCATGCATCTATGATAACAGAAATAGACCAAAATCCCTAACAATATTAAATCAAGTTAATTAGTGTAATTCGGTAAATTCCTGCCTGCGGCAGGCAGGCGTGGATGCCCTATTCCCAAATCTCACTTTCGAAATCCGACTTTTTCTATTCTTCATTCTAAACTATCCCTACAACCCGAAAACAACGACAACCTGACAACAACGACAACAACTCCTAATTCTAAATTCAACATTCTTCACTCCTCATTCTCCGACCTCCTTTATTTTCCCCGTCTCCAGATAGCACAGATACCCCTTTACCGGTTTTCCGCTGAGTTGCTTGACAAGATCCATATACTCCAATACCTGTTTCCCATAACGCTCATACTCCTCCCCTGTTTTGAAATCCACAACAATAGCCTCTTGATCTTTTAGGATGATCCTGTCCGGTCTTTTTTGCTTGCCTCCCGGTAATAGAATCCCCTGCTCGGTCAATAATATATTTCCAGTCTCAAACCAGGATGCAAACAAAGCATCCTCAAAAAGCCTGTCCAATTGGGCTTCAACCTCCATCAATTCCTCCCTGTCCAATCGCCCCTCATAATAGAATACCCTGATTTGGTTTTTGGCATCTTCTCTGCTTTTTGACTTTTCAAGCAACTCATGGACCAATAGCCCAAAATCCCGTCTTTTTCTTTGGGCAAGTCCCTCTTTGGAGAAATCCACAGCATATTGCTTCACTTTCAACAGAGAGGACCAGTTCTGATAAGCCCAGCGAAGAGGAACCGGAGCAGCTATTTCAGACTTCGAATCCACTTTCTCTGGCCAATCTCCAAAATCATACACCTTTCCATCCGGATCAAAGTCTTTATTGAAATCAAAGCCCATTTCCTGTACATAACTTGAACTCAACACCATCTGAAGATGGTAGGCCAATTGGTTATTTGAACCATCTGTTGCCTTAGTGGTAAATGGCGACAGGGACCAAAAAATCTCCTCTGCCCTGGTCAAAGCCACATAGACCATATTAAGTGAATCCAAATAGGCCAGAATCTTCCCCTCTTCATAAATTGAACTAAAATCGGATTTCGCCAGATCTTTGTTCAAGGATATTGGAATAATGGCAGAAAATTTACTTTGCTTATCTTCAAATGGAGCCCAGACCACATTGCTTTTGCTGGTATCAAATATCTTCCAGTCCAGGAAGGGCATCAACACCACCTTGAACTGAAGGCCTTTTGATTTATGGATGGTCATAATCCGCATGGCATTGTGGCTCTCCGGAATCCTTACCGTCCGCTTGTCCTTATGCTCTTCCCACCATTCCAAAAACCCCGCCAGATCGGCCCTATTGTTTACTGAAAAATCATAGACCGCTTCCTTAAAACCGGAAATATAGGCCAATTCCAAATTGTCCTCCTGTAAACCTAAAAATCCGATCAGTTCCTCAACAGTCTCCATCAAAGGCAACTGCAGTAATCGAGCCTCTGTCCTCTTGAACTCCTCCACTTTTTCCTTGAGAAAAACAGGAACCTTATCTATTGCAAAAAGATCATGGTCAACCTTTTCATTTTGCAACACGGAGCGGTAATACCACATGGTCTTAAACTGCACCAGGTCATCAGGACTATGAAGGTATTTCAAGCCTGCCACCAATGCCTTTACGGAAGCAGATTTGTACAAAAACATGGATTCATCCGAAAGCACATCAAAACGATATTTTGTTTCAGGATGAGCGGCCGCAAACTCCATCATACAATCTGCGATGAGCGCTCCTTCATTCTTGGTCCTGACCAAAAAGGCAATGTCCTTCAAGGCATATTCCCTATCTTGCAAGGCCATGACCATTTCAGGAAGTTTTTCAAGTACCATTTCCTTGAATTTCCCTGTTTCCTGATTCTTATCTTCCTCCAAAAACTCCAATCTCACTTTTCCTTTAAAAGCAGATTTTTGCTTGGCTGGAGAAACATGCTGAAAAACATCCTGATAAGCCTTACTGAGGATATGCCCCTCCTCCTCCACATGACTGAGTGCCAAAGCATCCTCAAAAGATTGGGGAAGTTTTTTGAATAAGGCATTGTTGAATTGGATCACATTTGGCAAGCTGCGGTAATTGGTATCCAGGTTTCTGTTCTCGATATATTGCTTACCAATTTCCTGCTCCACCTCTTCCAACAGCAGGCGCATTTCCCCTCCCCTCCAACGGTAAATGGACTGCTTGACATCCCCGACCAATAGATTCGTATTTCCCTGGGCAAGGGAATTTTCCAGCAAAGGCCTGAAACTTGCCCATTGAAATCCCGATGTGTCCTGAAATTCATCAATCAGGTAATGCCTGAATTGGTTTCCGACCTTTTCATATATAAAAGGGGCCTCATTCTCCCGGGTTATCTCTTTTAAAAACTCATTGGCATCGGAAATGAGCAACATATTTTCCTCGTTTTTGAGAACCGTCAATTCTTCGAGAAGATTTCGGAATACCCCGAAGACAAAAATATTCCTGGAAATTGCAGTCAAGGTCATCCATTTGACATACAATTCAGGAATTTTTCCAAGAATTTCACCCAATCCCTGATGATAAGCAGTGATAATGGCATCTTTCTGTTTACTGCTTTTTGCAAACCAACCCTCTTCGCTGTAAGCCCGGGCCATTTGATTATCGGTCAATTCCGGCACCGGCTGTTCCCTGTCCCCCAGTTTGGCAAACTTCAGGGCAAAGGACCTTGTACCACCCGAGAAATCAGTCCATTCCAGTCCGTTGGCTTTGCGGATACGCTCCGCTTCATCCCTGAGTGACCTGGTAATTTTAAAAAGTTCTGCTTTTCGCTCTCTCGTAAATTGCTGAAGTTGGGAAATGTTATCCCTCTCTTTCAGAAAAACCCGGATTTCAGGGGCAAATTTTTTAAAATTCTCCTGAAAAAGCTCCTTTCCCAGTTCCTTGATTTTTTTGCGTATATCCCAGGAATTGCCCTTTTCTATCTCTTCTTTGGCATAATCGACCAGCCACTCGTGCAGTTGCTCATCCTCCATTACTTTTTCCACCACCCGGTCCACCACCCGGTCCAGAACAGCATCCTGGTCCATTTCCACTTCAAATTTGGCATTGAGATCCATTTCCCGGGCAAAGGCCCTTACTACTTTTTGGAAAAAACTGTCAATCGTATTGACCGAAAACCTCCCATAATCATGAAGTATAGCTGTAAGTGTTTGGGCTGCCCTTACCTGAAGACCTTGGGTATCCAGTTCAAGGCTTTCCATCAGCACCTTGTCCATATACTCCTTCCCGTCAATCCCCTTGCGCATCCGCTTGAGCTCCTTCAGAATACGCTCCTTCATTTCCTGGGTAGCCTTATTGGTAAAAGTAACTGCCAAAATAGACCTAAAGGCATCCGGATACGACAGGGCCAATTTGAGGTACTCCATGGTCAGGGTATAAGTTTTCCCAGAGCCTGCAGAAGATTTGTAAATGATAAAAGGAGCAGAAGTTTTTTCCATAACCAAAAACTAATTTTATCAAAACAAAAAAAATAAGCTCCAAAAACAAAATGGATGACAGACATTGTCCGACAAAAGTTTTAGATTTGTTAAAGCACATTTTTTGAAAAATGATATGAAACCTGTCTTCACCCCATTAGAAGAAATCGGATTTTTTCTCGAAGGAGAAAAGGGAAAACATGCTGTCCTTGGGCTTTCACCTTTTGTCAGTGAAATTGAAGGACAGATTGAAAAAATAAAAAAAGCTGTTCCCGTGCATCTGACTGAAGGCTCCCTGCAGAAATACCTGGATATGGATGGCATCAAAACAGAACTCAAGCGCTATATCTCAGAATCCGGTTTGCTTGTGGGATACGATTGGGAAGACTGGATGGAAGGCAAGGAAATTCTGGACGGGGTAAGGCCCTTCGCTAAAATCAATAAAATCAAGGCCTGCAAACTCCTGACCCTGATCCTCAAAAGGGATGAATCACAGTTTGGGTATTTTGAATCCCATCTGAAAAAAGGCAGCATTCTGATCCTATTGAAAAAACTATTGGAACAGGAAGTGCTCAATTAACAAAGTAATCCCAATCTTATTGTTGGCCCGCTGATCGGGATTTATGATCCCAATCCGTGATACTTAGGATTTATAATCCCATTTTAAACCGCCATGATCGCAAGGAATTTTGCAACGGGCGCAAAAATCACCCAAATCCTCGTCTTTAGCGTTCTAAATAAAATCCAGGTTTCATATCGCCGGCGTCGCACCATTCATTTTTTCAGAAGATCGGTGCGCCGACTCGGGAAACGGGCTGGGCACCATTTGCCCGGGGTTGAAACCCCTGGCTACCACTAGGAAGGCCCTACAGGCCTTTATCTTAAAAATCACCGATTCAGCTACCGGCTTTTGTGAAAATCCCTAAGCCTCGCGCCTAATTTCATTTCCCTTGATGGTTTGAGGACAAAAAAAGACCAAAACCCCTAACAACATCAAAATTTAGTTAATTAGTGGGATTTGTGTAATTCCTGGACAAAAAAATCCCACTTTTACCTTTTACCTTGGCTCTTATTTCATTTTCCATTCTACATCCTTCATCCGACAACCCGAAAACCATGACAACCCTTCATCCAACACGCAACACCCCGACAACCATGGCAACCCGACAACAACGACAACCCTTCATTCCTCATTCTACATTCAATAAACCGCCTTCACCAACTCGATCTTCCTAAACTCCACGGGGCCATGGTCCCCCTGCAACATTATCGGACCGGGCAATCCTTCCTTGCTGTCCAATGCCCCTCCGGTAATCCCAGGTATAATCTGATCACAGATCACAGTTTTTCCATTGGCAACTACGGTAAGTCTTCTTCCAATCAATTTGATCTGAAATGTCTGCCACTCCCCTGCTTTTCCCGCAGCCATTTCATTGGGTGTGAGGAATCCGTAAACCCCACCGAACAATACATTGGATGGCTCTTTGTCATAATCATCCTGAATCTGCACTTCATACCTTCCCCTGAGGTAAATCCCACTATTGCTGCCCTCCGGATAGCGGAATTCCACCAATAACTGAAAATCCTCAAATTTTTCATTTGAAATCAGGTTGGCACCTGACTTGGAAGAGGTCAATATGCCGTTTTTGACCTCCCACTGATTTTGGTCTTTATCTGCATGCCAACCGCTTAAATCCCTTCCATTAAAAAGTGCTATAGGTGTTCCCCAAGTGGGTTCCTTTTCCCTCACCAAAGCTGGGGCACGTTCTCCCACAAAAGGATAACGTTTCCCATTGGGATACTGAATCGTTCCGTTCAGCTTGCCCTGGGTCAGTGATCCTTTAAACTTCATGTCCTTATTCGAGTCCTGCCACTGTGGCGGAATGCTGAAATGGACCTTCCCATTGTCAAAATGTACCTGGGAAATTGGTCTGGCACTTCCATCATCTCCCACAAAATACCCAACCAATACCTTAAACCCCGAGAGTTTTACTTCCAGCCAGGAAGGCGCTTCCCTGCCATCCATATCCAAAGTGATGTTCCAACGTCCGATCAGGTCCTTGGATTCAGTCTGGGCTTTTACCTGACCGATATGTAAAATGATTAAAACAATTGCTGCGGTAAGGCTGTATATTTTTCTGAGATTCATGATGATGAGTTTATGGGTTGAAGCCATGAATTTAAGTTAAAAATCAGAAATGGTAAAACCCATTGTTCCCAAAAGACCCTCTTGCTACTTTGTTGGGTCCGCAGGCCTATACTTTTTATCCGTGTTAATCCTCATTCATTCCACCATGCGGGACAAGTTCTGTGGTTCCCTCTGATCGGGATTTATAATCCCGATCCGCGACACTTAGGATTTACAATCCCATTTTAACCGCATCGAACGTAAGGAATTCCCCAAAGGACGCAAAAATCACCCAAATCCGGGGTTTCGGCGTTCTAAATAGATCCATGTTCCATATCGCCGGCGTGGGACGATTCATTTTTTCAGGAGATCCGTGCGCCGACTCTGGAAACGGGCTGGGCACCATTTGCCCGGGGTTGAAACCCCGGGCTACCAATAGGCAGGCCCTACAGGCCTGTTTTTCAAAATCAACGATTACACGTCTACTGGCCTTCGTGAAAATCCCTAAGCCTTGCGCCTAATTTCATTTCCTTTGATGGGGTGAGGGCAGAAAAATACCAAAATCCCTAACAATATTAAATCAAGTTAATTAGTGTAATTCGGGAAATTCGTGGACAAAAAAATCCAACTTTTACCTTTTTACATTGACTCTTATTTCACTTTCCATTCTACATTCTCAATTCCTCCAACCAGACAACCCTCACTGAACATACTGATTGTACATCTTCAGGTCCTTGATCCTCAGGTCAGTCCAGATCAACCTATGGATTAAAATAGACACCAAAATATTCACATCAAAACTGTCCTCAAAACCGTATGTCCTTCCCGGCTCAAACACAAAATAGAGGCTAGATTGGCCGAATTGCTTTTTGATCATGTACTTGTTTTCAAATTCAGGATCCAAATGGGGAACATTCCTCAGCACCTTGCTGACCAAGGTGGGGATGTTGGATTCAGACCTGCCAAAAAAATGTTTGTTGACCAGCTGACTGTACACCTCCTTGTCCATGCCTTTACCTTCCGCACTGAACCTGGTACTGCCCGCTACAATCTCCGTTTCGAAATGCAGGTAGCCTTTTTCAAAATCCAGGTTCTGCAACAAAAAGTTCAGGGACCGCTTCATGTAATTCTGGGTGGTTTCCAGGTGATTGGAGCCCTCCATGTATTCCCTCAGGTTTTGAAGAATGGTGGTCTTTTTGACCAGGTCTTTCCTTACCTGCTTGAACTCAGAAATTTCATTAAATTCCAAGACGATCTTATCTGGATTGGTAAAATGGGTCACTGAAATCTCATAATCAAAAACAGAATGGTCTTTTTCCAATTTCACCTCAAACTCCCTCTTACCCTGGGCATTGCCCAAATCCAAAAAACTCAGAAAAACATCGGGATTATCTATGGTAAACAAATCCAAAAATCTTTTCCTTAATTTATCCAGTTGAAAAACTTTTTCTTTAAAGGAAGGATTCGCATACCTGATCAGCCCATTTTCATCCAATATCAAAATGGGGGTTTGGAGTTGTTCAAAGTACTTTCTCATAAAATTCTGTATTACGGTCTATTTTTCTATTAATTTATTACCATTTTTTGGTAATTAAAGTCTATTCAATGCTGTCCTAAATAATTTTTTCTTCTCTAAGAATATTAGCTTAGAGGTAATTGTGAAGTGATTTATTTATAATCTGGAAAAAGAACCCCCTGTGGGTTATATTTTGGGGGTTTGTCATGATCTTCAAAAGGTCTGTCCAGCCAATTTTGCAATTCAATTTTGACGAAAATATTCAATCTGATAAATGCTACTAGATTTGACAGATGCCATCCGTATTTTGCGGATGCTTTCATTGCTTTTAACAGTAAAATTGTAATCAAGGCAGTCCATATCTGTATCATTACTGCGTTTTTTGAAGTTCCAATGAATGTCTTAATGTGGAGTAGCTGCTTAATATCCCTGAAAAAAACTTCAATTTCCCACCTTGATTTATAAAGGTCTCCGATTGTCTGTGCTGCCCAGGTGAAGTTGTTGGTGATGATTTCTATGGTCTGTTGGTTTTTCTCGTCCCAGACTGCCACTCTTCTGAGTTTTTTAGGATACTTAGTCTTAGACTGTGGGTTGGTCAGTTCTATTTCTTGGTCAATTAGAACATGCTGTGCCATTTTTTCTGGCAGTTCCCGTTCGCTGATCACGGTGTAAGCCAGGTTGTCCTTATGCCTTATGACAAAGAATACCCCTTTGCTGTCCCAAATATTTAGCATCGGAAAGTCATTGTAGTACCTGTCTGCGACGATAACAGAACCTTTTTCCAAAGGTATATTGTAAGCACCTTTATTATCCGCTACGCTTCCTTCTGTAATGTTCACATAAGCAGGAAGTTTACCATCATAATCTAACAGGGTATGCATCTTAACAGCGCCCTTTTTAGTGCGGAATGTGGCCCAGTCGAAGACAGAAAGGCAAAGGCTTATGACTGTTGCATCTAAAAGATATACTGGCACCTTGATTTTAAGTTTGACACGCCTGAGTGATGCCTGCTGTCCTAAACTTCCCAAAAGAGAATAATAAAGGTCTTTAAAAAGATCAGCATCTCTCCGCTTGTTCTGATAGCTGATACTTGACTTGGAAGGAGCCTTTGAAATCCCAAGATGGTTTAGGTTCCCCGTAGCTGAACGAAGACCATTGGATATATCTCTTACCGATGTGCTTTTTGCAAAATGACAGAAAAGCATTGATACTAGATGTGTCCAGCTATCAAAACCTTTACAACCTTTATCTGTCTGCTTATCTTGAACCAGTTTTTTGAAAGTTGAACGGTCAATCTTTTTAATAATCTGTGAAAACAATGTAATATTACACATGAGAGGTCTTTGTTTTTGGTGCAAACCCAAAATACACATTTTGGGCAAAAATTCAGACCTCTCATTTTTTATTTAGGACGCTATTGAAGTCTATTTAAATCTTAAACGCCATCAAAAAAAATTATTTATTTATAATTTTATTTTGGGAATTTAGTGAACAAAAACGACAAAAATCATACCAAAGCCCACTTCTTTCATCAATCAAAATTTTGTTTTTTGGCTTAAACCTATGGCGTGTCTACTTGCTGACCGGAACAAGCTGATCGGAATTTATAATCCCAATTACTGTCGTCCGACTAAATTACGAAAATTAGAATAAAGTCCTCTAGAATGATGTTAGAGGACTTTTTTTTTGATTTCAAAAAGTACCCCCTATCCTGAGAGGAATAATTGGGTTTGCATATTTTGAAGGTCTTTTTGAAATATACTTTTAAAGTAAGCTTCAGGAAAAAGTAAGAACTTTTCAAGACTGACGTAGGAGCAAAGATTTTTTGCTGCTACCATGACCATGGTCGAGAAGTCTTCAGCCTCTTTTATCCGCTTATGTAGAACTGTAAACAGCAGGTTGAGTATTAATGCCATCCAAATCTGGATTTTGATCCCGTTCTCGCTGTCCGACAAAAAATTTCTGAGCTCAAAATTCTGCTTTATCTGCTTGAAAAGCACTTCGATAACCCACCTGTTCTTATACAGAAGAGCTATGGTCAATGCATCCAATCCCTTAAGATTGGTGATAAATTCCAGCGTTTCACCGCTTTCAGGGTCAGCATAAACCACCAGTCTGGCCTCAACTGTCCGAGAAACTCCCTTCTCCCTGTAGCTCAGTGAGATAATCTGGTCCTTGATGATATCAATAGCATGCGTACAGTCAAACTCACTGACCACTTCATATCTTGCATTGTCTTTTTTTCTGGTCACAAAATATCTGTTTGAACTGTCCCATTTTTCAAAGCAGGAATAGCGGTTATATCCCTTGTCGAAAACAGCTATCCCATGCTCAGGCAGATCCATCACTTTTAAAAACATATTTTCATTTGTGGCCGCAGAACGGATACATATAAAATTGGGAACGCCTTCTGCCAGATTCATTTTAGCAAAAATCTTGGCACCTCCTTTTTTCTTTCCGTTCAGGGGATTGCGTCCGGCCCCTTTGAGGATTTCCTTGAACAGCGTGACCGTTGAGGAATCAAAAACCTCAACACGGCTGGGGTCGACCTCTCCACCGATATCAAGCCAATTTCCTACCAAAGATGCCCTATAGTATGAATACAGCCCTTTGTACAGTTGCTCAAAAACACGATAACTGCGCTTACGGTTTGCATCAGAAAGAGTACTCCTTGCAGGCAGCTGCTTCATTCCAAAAGGAATAAGCTTGGTAATGATCAGGCCGATGTTTTTGCATACCTCTCTTAGACTGCTGTTTCTGGTCAACACGGCATAAAAAATACAGATAAAGTGATCACTTGTTTTAAGTTTCTTGTAGTACCTATCCGAGTTTTCTTCCTCAACGACCTGATTGAATAGCTCTTTGGGAATAAGAGAAAGAAGTTGGGCGATGATAGGATGCCCAGACAAAAATTTATGCTTAACTTGAGACATATTGTTGGTTCTTGGTCGAAACAACAATATAAAAAAGATGGGTAAGTTCCAAAAGAGCTGCCCATCTTTGATTTTTGTACTATTCTAGGATTTTATTTTTTATCTTGTATCAGTTCTCGGACGACAGTAAATCCCAATCCATAATACCTTCTTGCTGATCGGGATTTATAATCCCGATCCGCGACACTTAGGATTTACAATCCCATTTTAACCGCATCGAACGTAAGGAATCCCCCAAAGGGCGCAAAAATCACTTCGGCGTTCTATAAAAATCAAGGTTTCATATCGTCGGCGTCGGACGATTCATTTTTTCAGAACAGCAGTGCGCCGACTCGGGAAACGGACTGGTCACCATTTGCCCGGGGTTGAAACCCCAGGCTACCAACAGGCAGGCCCTACAGGCCTGTTTTTCAAAATCAACGATTACACGTCTACTGGCCTTCGTGAAAATCCCTAAGCCTCGCGCCTAATTTTATTTCCTTTCATGGGGTGAGCATAGAAAAACACCAAAATCCCTAACAACATAAAATCAAGGTAATTCGTGAAATTGGTGTAATTCGTGGACTTTTTATCCGCGACCATCCGCCAAATCCGCGTCATCGGCGTTCTATTCCCAACCCATGTTCCATATCGTCAGCGTCGGACAATCAAATTCTTTAACCGATCAGTGCGCCGACTCTGGAAACGGGCTGGGCACCATTTGCCCGGGGTTGAAACCCCAGGCTACCAATAGGCAGGCCCTTCAGGCCTGTTTTTCAAAATCAACGATTACACGTCTACTGGCCTTCGTGAAAATCCCTAAGCCTCGCGCCTAATTTTCTTACCCTTGCTTGGTATAAGGGCAGAAAAAGACCAAAACCCCTAACAACATCAAAATTTAGTTAATAAGTGAGATTTGTGTAATTCCTGCCTGCGGCAGGCAGGCGTGGACTTTTTATCCGCGACCATCCGCCAAATCCGCGTCATCGGCGTTCTATTCCCCTCTGATCGGGATTTATAATCCCGATCCGTGATACTTAGGATTTACAATCCCATTTTAACCGCCTCGAACGTAAGGAATTCCCCAAAAGGCGCAAAAATCACCCAAATCCGGGTTTTCGGCGTTCTAAATAGATCCATGTTCCATATCGTCGGCGTGGGACGATTCATTTTTTCAGGAGATCCGTGCGCCGACTCTGGAAACGGGCTGGGCACCATTTGCCCGGGGTGTAAACCCCAGGCTACCAACAGGCAGGCCCTACAGGCCTTTATCTTAAAAATCACCGATTCAGCTACCGGCTTTCGTGAAAATCCCTAAGCCTCGCGCCTAATTTTCTTACCCTTGCTTGGTATAAGGGCAGAAAAAGACCAAAACCCCTAACAACATCAAAATTTAGTTAATTAGTGAGATTTGTGTAATTCGTGGACCTCTTTTTCCCATTTCGGTTTCATATCGTCGGCGTCGGACGATTCAATTATTCTGAAGAACAGTGCGCCGACTCGGGAAACGGACTGGTCACCATTTGCCCGGGGTTG
This Cecembia calidifontis DNA region includes the following protein-coding sequences:
- a CDS encoding UvrD-helicase domain-containing protein, producing the protein MEKTSAPFIIYKSSAGSGKTYTLTMEYLKLALSYPDAFRSILAVTFTNKATQEMKERILKELKRMRKGIDGKEYMDKVLMESLELDTQGLQVRAAQTLTAILHDYGRFSVNTIDSFFQKVVRAFAREMDLNAKFEVEMDQDAVLDRVVDRVVEKVMEDEQLHEWLVDYAKEEIEKGNSWDIRKKIKELGKELFQENFKKFAPEIRVFLKERDNISQLQQFTRERKAELFKITRSLRDEAERIRKANGLEWTDFSGGTRSFALKFAKLGDREQPVPELTDNQMARAYSEEGWFAKSSKQKDAIITAYHQGLGEILGKIPELYVKWMTLTAISRNIFVFGVFRNLLEELTVLKNEENMLLISDANEFLKEITRENEAPFIYEKVGNQFRHYLIDEFQDTSGFQWASFRPLLENSLAQGNTNLLVGDVKQSIYRWRGGEMRLLLEEVEQEIGKQYIENRNLDTNYRSLPNVIQFNNALFKKLPQSFEDALALSHVEEEGHILSKAYQDVFQHVSPAKQKSAFKGKVRLEFLEEDKNQETGKFKEMVLEKLPEMVMALQDREYALKDIAFLVRTKNEGALIADCMMEFAAAHPETKYRFDVLSDESMFLYKSASVKALVAGLKYLHSPDDLVQFKTMWYYRSVLQNEKVDHDLFAIDKVPVFLKEKVEEFKRTEARLLQLPLMETVEELIGFLGLQEDNLELAYISGFKEAVYDFSVNNRADLAGFLEWWEEHKDKRTVRIPESHNAMRIMTIHKSKGLQFKVVLMPFLDWKIFDTSKSNVVWAPFEDKQSKFSAIIPISLNKDLAKSDFSSIYEEGKILAYLDSLNMVYVALTRAEEIFWSLSPFTTKATDGSNNQLAYHLQMVLSSSYVQEMGFDFNKDFDPDGKVYDFGDWPEKVDSKSEIAAPVPLRWAYQNWSSLLKVKQYAVDFSKEGLAQRKRRDFGLLVHELLEKSKSREDAKNQIRVFYYEGRLDREELMEVEAQLDRLFEDALFASWFETGNILLTEQGILLPGGKQKRPDRIILKDQEAIVVDFKTGEEYERYGKQVLEYMDLVKQLSGKPVKGYLCYLETGKIKEVGE
- a CDS encoding DUF6508 domain-containing protein, which codes for MKPVFTPLEEIGFFLEGEKGKHAVLGLSPFVSEIEGQIEKIKKAVPVHLTEGSLQKYLDMDGIKTELKRYISESGLLVGYDWEDWMEGKEILDGVRPFAKINKIKACKLLTLILKRDESQFGYFESHLKKGSILILLKKLLEQEVLN
- a CDS encoding 3-keto-disaccharide hydrolase, whose translation is MASTHKLIIMNLRKIYSLTAAIVLIILHIGQVKAQTESKDLIGRWNITLDMDGREAPSWLEVKLSGFKVLVGYFVGDDGSARPISQVHFDNGKVHFSIPPQWQDSNKDMKFKGSLTQGKLNGTIQYPNGKRYPFVGERAPALVREKEPTWGTPIALFNGRDLSGWHADKDQNQWEVKNGILTSSKSGANLISNEKFEDFQLLVEFRYPEGSNSGIYLRGRYEVQIQDDYDKEPSNVLFGGVYGFLTPNEMAAGKAGEWQTFQIKLIGRRLTVVANGKTVICDQIIPGITGGALDSKEGLPGPIMLQGDHGPVEFRKIELVKAVY
- a CDS encoding PAS domain-containing protein — its product is MRKYFEQLQTPILILDENGLIRYANPSFKEKVFQLDKLRKRFLDLFTIDNPDVFLSFLDLGNAQGKREFEVKLEKDHSVFDYEISVTHFTNPDKIVLEFNEISEFKQVRKDLVKKTTILQNLREYMEGSNHLETTQNYMKRSLNFLLQNLDFEKGYLHFETEIVAGSTRFSAEGKGMDKEVYSQLVNKHFFGRSESNIPTLVSKVLRNVPHLDPEFENKYMIKKQFGQSSLYFVFEPGRTYGFEDSFDVNILVSILIHRLIWTDLRIKDLKMYNQYVQ
- a CDS encoding IS4 family transposase encodes the protein MCILGLHQKQRPLMCNITLFSQIIKKIDRSTFKKLVQDKQTDKGCKGFDSWTHLVSMLFCHFAKSTSVRDISNGLRSATGNLNHLGISKAPSKSSISYQNKRRDADLFKDLYYSLLGSLGQQASLRRVKLKIKVPVYLLDATVISLCLSVFDWATFRTKKGAVKMHTLLDYDGKLPAYVNITEGSVADNKGAYNIPLEKGSVIVADRYYNDFPMLNIWDSKGVFFVIRHKDNLAYTVISERELPEKMAQHVLIDQEIELTNPQSKTKYPKKLRRVAVWDEKNQQTIEIITNNFTWAAQTIGDLYKSRWEIEVFFRDIKQLLHIKTFIGTSKNAVMIQIWTALITILLLKAMKASAKYGWHLSNLVAFIRLNIFVKIELQNWLDRPFEDHDKPPKYNPQGVLFPDYK
- a CDS encoding IS4 family transposase, yielding MSQVKHKFLSGHPIIAQLLSLIPKELFNQVVEEENSDRYYKKLKTSDHFICIFYAVLTRNSSLREVCKNIGLIITKLIPFGMKQLPARSTLSDANRKRSYRVFEQLYKGLYSYYRASLVGNWLDIGGEVDPSRVEVFDSSTVTLFKEILKGAGRNPLNGKKKGGAKIFAKMNLAEGVPNFICIRSAATNENMFLKVMDLPEHGIAVFDKGYNRYSCFEKWDSSNRYFVTRKKDNARYEVVSEFDCTHAIDIIKDQIISLSYREKGVSRTVEARLVVYADPESGETLEFITNLKGLDALTIALLYKNRWVIEVLFKQIKQNFELRNFLSDSENGIKIQIWMALILNLLFTVLHKRIKEAEDFSTMVMVAAKNLCSYVSLEKFLLFPEAYFKSIFQKDLQNMQTQLFLSG